A region of Jannaschia sp. W003 DNA encodes the following proteins:
- a CDS encoding glycosyltransferase family 2 protein has product MTSAAVCVCAFRRPAIVDTLRSLAAQVLPGDVALRVVVAENDDTPALRTLIERTARDLGLPLHYRHAPGRNISIARNACLEAALEPGPDGTRADVMLFIDDDEIAEPDWVARMVAAWRATGAGVVFGPAHAEYPPGAPAWMRVNAFHSNIPVSNCGVVETGHSCNALLDLSDPRMGTTRFDTAFGRTGGEDVDFFFRLHRSGVRMTITDDAVVREPVARARMSLGWLLRRSRTVGALYGACASVDGSRRLGLMGQGAAKAAYCGLRALAAAPRPDRAAFWLMRGAFHAGVVSGCIAPPRQANYGAVPS; this is encoded by the coding sequence GTGACGTCGGCGGCGGTCTGCGTCTGCGCCTTCCGGCGCCCCGCGATCGTGGACACCCTGCGCAGCCTCGCCGCGCAGGTGCTGCCCGGGGACGTCGCGCTGCGCGTCGTGGTCGCCGAGAACGACGACACGCCGGCCCTGCGCACCCTGATCGAGCGCACGGCGCGCGACCTGGGCCTGCCGCTGCACTACCGCCACGCGCCGGGCCGCAACATTTCGATCGCGCGCAACGCGTGCCTGGAGGCGGCGCTGGAGCCCGGTCCCGACGGCACGCGGGCCGACGTGATGCTCTTCATCGACGACGACGAGATCGCCGAGCCCGACTGGGTCGCGCGCATGGTCGCGGCCTGGCGCGCCACGGGGGCGGGGGTGGTGTTCGGCCCGGCCCACGCGGAGTATCCGCCCGGGGCTCCGGCCTGGATGCGCGTCAACGCCTTTCATTCCAATATTCCCGTCAGCAATTGCGGTGTCGTCGAAACCGGTCATTCCTGTAACGCCCTTCTGGACCTTTCCGATCCACGCATGGGAACGACGAGATTCGACACCGCCTTCGGCCGCACGGGCGGCGAGGACGTGGATTTCTTCTTCCGCCTCCACCGCAGCGGCGTGCGGATGACGATCACCGACGACGCCGTGGTGCGCGAGCCCGTCGCGCGCGCGCGCATGTCGCTGGGCTGGCTGCTCCGGCGCAGCCGCACGGTGGGTGCGCTCTACGGGGCCTGCGCCTCGGTCGACGGCTCGCGGCGGCTGGGCCTGATGGGGCAGGGCGCCGCGAAGGCGGCCTATTGCGGGCTGCGCGCGCTGGCCGCGGCGCCGCGGCCCGACCGCGCCGCGTTCTGGCTGATGCGCGGCGCCTTCCATGCCGGCGTCGTGTCGGGCTGCATCGCGCCGCCGCGGCAGGCGAACTACGGCGCGGTCCCGTCGTGA